CGAAATCATCACGGATGTGGTCGAGGAAATTTCCGGGCCGAGTAAGAACTGGAGCGTGCAGATCGTCGGCGCTCTGGATCTGCTCCCGGCCGAACAGTCACGGCGCCTTCGTCAGGCTGCGGACGGAACCGACGGCCGCACCGGCACTCACGTCAACATCGCGATCGGATACGGCGGTCGCCAGGAGATCGCCGACGCGGTCCAGTCGCTGTTGAGTGAGAAGCTCAGCGAGGGACTCAGCGGCGACGACCTGGTTCAGGCGATCACCGTCGACGGCATCGACAGCCACCTCTACACGTCGGGTCAGCCCGATCCCGACCTGGTGATCCGCACGTCGGGGGAGCAGCGACTCTCTGGATTCCTGTTGTGGCAGAGCGCCTATTCGGAGATTTGGTTCACCGAGGCGTATTGGCCCGAGTTCCGCCGGGTCGACTTCCTCCGCGCACTGCGTGACTACGCCGCCAGGCACCGCAGGTTTGGTGTCTGAGCAGTATCAGAGCTTGCGCAGGCGAAGTCGATTGATCGTGTGATCGGAATCCTTGCGCAACACCAGCGTTGCTCGCGGACGGGTGGGGAGGATGTTCTCCACCAGGTTCGGAAGGTTGATCGAATTCCAGATGTCCTTGGCCGCACTGGTCGCGTCACGGTCCGACAATCCCGAGTAGTGGTGAAAATGAGCGCTCGGGTCGGCAAACGCCGTCTTCCGTAGCGCCAGGAATCGTTCGATGTACCAGGCTTCGATGTCCTCGATCCGGGCGTCGACGTAAATCGAGAAGTCGAACAGATCCGAGACCATCAGACGGGGCCCCGTCTGCAGCACGTTGAGGCCCTCGATGATGAGGATATCCGGCTGGCGGATCAGGTGGAACTGACCGGGGATGACGTCGTACAAAGTATGTGAATAGACCGGTGCCGCTACCTCTTCGGCACCCGACTTCACTTCGGTCACGAATCGCAGGAGCTTGCGGCGATCGTAGCTTTCGGGAAAACCCTTGCGGTGCATGATGCCCCGACGGTCCAGTTCCTTGGTGGAGTACAGGAAGCCGTCGGTCGTCACGAGATCGACGCGGGGGTGGTGGTCCCAGCGAGCCAGGAGTGCTTGCAGCACACGGGCGGTCGTGGATTTACCGACAGCCACCGAACCGGCCACGCCGATTACGAAGGGAACTTGTCGATCGGGATGTTTCTCACCGAGGAACGTCGCGGTAGCGGCAAACAGGCGCTGGCGTGCTGCAACCTGCAGGTGGATAAGTCGAGCCAGCGGGAGATAGACCTCGGCAACTTCCTCGAGGTCGATCTGCTCACCGAGGCCACGGAGGCCGTACAGTTCGTCCTCCGTCAGGACCAGGGGAGTCGACTTACGCAGTGTGCGCCACTGCTTGCGATCGAACTCGACATACGGGCTGGATTCGCCGGCGCGTGCCATCAGCCCAGCTCACCGGCGCCGAGGAACTGCGATGCCGTGGGTACGGG
The nucleotide sequence above comes from Rhodococcus sp. KBS0724. Encoded proteins:
- the coaA gene encoding type I pantothenate kinase, with protein sequence MARAGESSPYVEFDRKQWRTLRKSTPLVLTEDELYGLRGLGEQIDLEEVAEVYLPLARLIHLQVAARQRLFAATATFLGEKHPDRQVPFVIGVAGSVAVGKSTTARVLQALLARWDHHPRVDLVTTDGFLYSTKELDRRGIMHRKGFPESYDRRKLLRFVTEVKSGAEEVAAPVYSHTLYDVIPGQFHLIRQPDILIIEGLNVLQTGPRLMVSDLFDFSIYVDARIEDIEAWYIERFLALRKTAFADPSAHFHHYSGLSDRDATSAAKDIWNSINLPNLVENILPTRPRATLVLRKDSDHTINRLRLRKL
- a CDS encoding isoprenyl transferase: MKVRGLLYSIYERRLLKHLDGLTHPRHVAVMCDGNRRWARENGFTDVSHGHRMGALKISELLDWCDAAGIEMATIYLLSTENLRRDPEELDTLLEIITDVVEEISGPSKNWSVQIVGALDLLPAEQSRRLRQAADGTDGRTGTHVNIAIGYGGRQEIADAVQSLLSEKLSEGLSGDDLVQAITVDGIDSHLYTSGQPDPDLVIRTSGEQRLSGFLLWQSAYSEIWFTEAYWPEFRRVDFLRALRDYAARHRRFGV